In Mixophyes fleayi isolate aMixFle1 chromosome 3, aMixFle1.hap1, whole genome shotgun sequence, the genomic stretch gagcatctccatccccctctgtaacttttcctacatttgttggcccttccggcACAATTTTTgcctgcgtctccgtctccattgcttccacccccactaacaccttctctttattctccatcttctcacgttcctcggcgccagacaggctcctctataattttatacactctgacatgggcgtttgtttagagaatggagcattgtgggtgaagactattcgtgtataataacctcgtgtatcagtgttttttttctataactgtaacccgttcatgaccattacacacaaagggattttacgattcttcggagctgtacattcgttcacatatatgGTAAATTCTTTctgattgatacatacatgtgtacttgcattgttgaaatttacagcacggatgggacttatgttcctttttattatacccaaacagataatcataatgacatatgaaagaaatgctgacctaataaaggattttattgagacctacagggctcacccatgtttgcgGAAAGCCTAATCCAAggagtattctaacagaatgatgcgaaacatggcgatgcaagagcttgtaaaagcatgtctgccatatcaccctggagcaactgttgaatgggcaaaaagcaagatccagaaccttaggactgtgtataaaaaagaattaaataaagttgaagcatccaaaaaatcaggagctgcagctgaagatgtgtatgtgccaaagctatggtactttgatatgttacactttgtgaaggaccaagaaacaccacgtacgtccattagcagcatgcccacagacagcagttcatccccagaggtagagcaagcatatgatatacctgcaagcggcacagtaagtacagtacattatgatgttgtaatgtaacagatttatttatgttcaaacaatcaacaacacaataacaatgcataacatgtttataaatattcatatacaatcattttgccaTGGCATGGCACCATCACCGTTGAAATACGAAAGGTAGGCCtcacgatttaattttgccactgaacactgtttttagagtggccacactctaatggtgttaaGCCCACTTCCTCCATTTCCTCGCCATTACTTTTCACATTGACCTGAATGGTACGGCCACTATTGCTTTTGCgccgcagaaagttatgcagaacacaacaggccatcacaactttgtcaattttgtccaaacgcaggttgaTTGTCGACTGAAAAACTCTGAACCTGTTGtttagaatcccaaaggcatttttaacaacacgccgagcacgtgacagtctgtaattaaatatacgcctttcatgggtcatatttctttgcgggtacggttttaatacattcccatgcaatgcaaaggcgtcatctgccacaaacacaaagtttaatccatattttgtgctgctccgcaatggaaggtttagggcattgttttttagtttcttatggaaggcagtatgctccaatgcaccaccatctgagactcttccatttttcccaatgtccacaaataggaattcatagtttgCATCCatgatggccattaaaataatgctgaaaaaccctttgtagttgtagtagaaagatccactgtttgatggtggcatgattcggacatgtttgccatcaatagcaccaccacaatttgggaaattccacagTCTCTCAAAGTCgtccgctatcactttccagtctgctTCGTTCGAtgggaactgaaacataaagatgtgtacatagtttacaattgaacatgcatgcaattacatcccctcattcgtttgctctttttcagcctgcactactgtctgatgggcttctgctggaagttgaagacccggatgctacaacaatttatcccactccacgtgaaagccagctaactgcagacaggcaagatgcgacccaaggtgatacaccagcaaaaataaatcagaagcgaaagagacgcagaatacatgaaatagcagaaagtgatgcactggcagaaaggatgcttgattgcgctaacagtctgctaacaccaagaaaggaacaggaAACATTTGAGTTACTCGCATCAACactagctagcaaaatgagaattagtagcaagcgcatacaaactgaaatggagcggctgctgttCAACGTCATATGTAGGGCTtccactgaagatttgtggccggacacatgtctttcctcaactaaccatagacaccaacaagcatacacatttcagaccatgggtggacaaagcggcatgtTTCAACcttggaccgagcgatcggaccatcgatcgcatgtaaaaatcgctcggcatgaaaagttggtcgaaatttctgtagtgtgtacccagcttaacgaGCCCAGGCTATAAATACTGGTGTTGGTTATTTGGGAGGAGGGGTGGGGGTGCTGTCAGTTTATTTTACTTCAAAAGGAAAATGGATAAGATTCCCCCGTGCAGTCAATGTTGGTACTACATATAAAACAGTAATGCCGTTTTATACAGTTATGCTATTATATTGCAAAGTGAAACTGTCACTCAGAAATGATGTGACTCATTGACATGATTGTGCGCTGGTGACATGTTAACACTTACATTCACTAATGATTGCCCAGACTTGCTTTTTAAAAAGGCAAGCGTTTTACTAAGTactataagttgtttttttttaagacttaACCAGTATTTAAATGATGGGGTTTTTTTTCCTCCCATGTTGCTCTAAATATTTCTTTTGATTATTTTGAGACGGGTCTTTCACATAATCAGCATaaagttttttctcttttataaaaGTCATTCACAATCTCCTCTTACAGCCTTAACTATTGTGTCCCACAGTAAAAATGGGTTACTTCATGTACTTtgtatactctgtattgtttTTCAAAACAGCTTCTCATTTGTTATGTAGAAAATATTTGAAAtctggtaaataaaataaatgtctgaGAATTTCCAAATGTGCAATTTTTTAACAGTAAATTCCAGAACAATTGGAGCATCATGAGATGAATTTTTGAGGAAACCGTTTTACTTAAAATATTCTCTGATGAAACAATGTAATCAATTCTTGAAGATAATTAGtgagcaatggaaaaaaaaagagaaatcttTAAAATTTGGCTTTaaaacacaccagggggtaaatgtatgaagcaccgatttctgcaagtcgccggaaatcgttaactttgcaggggaaatttaaagtggcgatgatttgtaaaggcaagtttgctttTACAAGCCATGGCCCTGGCTGTCACTCTCTCACTACATGCTTCTGATTTAGCTTATTCCAGCCTTATGTTTCTAATCAACCATTCCTATGTCTCCTCCGGGTCATAGTGCCATGGCTTCACATTTAGTCATCGAGAGGTGTGTAAAACAAAGCCAGAGGGGATGTTACAGATAGGTCATACTTGCTCATTCTCCTCGAATGTCCGGCatggtaggtctcctggactcctgggagagcaggcaattgtTCTGCAACCTGCCCACTTAATAGTTATGctggcaggatgggagcctcaatgacgcaatttgtggtgaatagtgtcattttggccctggccCTGCAACAAAATGATTTTCATTGCGGGGTGGGTCTAAAAAGCTGCGATTGGCCACACCTTGTCCCTTCTACCCCATTACACACCCTAGGTCACCACTGTAAAAACTGAACAGCGGCGCTTAAACTTGTATGGCTATTTCAAATCACCTACTTAACTTGAATAGCTCTTTTATGATGCTTGGAGAGCCCCTGCTTTCTGCTTCCTGCTGTCATCACGGAGCACATGCAGACTATTTACTTGGGCCAACCAGTGTAGAATGTACCCAGGGTTAACAGCTAAGACTCCCACTCCAAATCCATGCTTACCGGCTATATTCATCCTATCTTTTGCTTCAGTACCATGGAGGTTTTCAAATCCAAGCAAATATCTGTCACGAGGCAAACACTGGATGGTACCTACTCGCTGTAATCTACACAACTGAATCTGGAGGTGTGGACTCTAATGCGCCCCTGGTCTTCGCCAAGGACCCCCTCAAGGAGGTTTGGATGAAGCCATAAGGGATGCAGAGCACGTTGTGCTCCAAATGGCTTCCAGCAAAACAGATAGAGAACGTAGACAACTATCTGGGTCAAGCCTTATTGGAATGCGAAGCACAGAAGAAATTTCCAGTGACAGGTCACATGTAAGCCAGAAGTCGATGGCATTAACAAGCCAAAAGAATACACAGATTATCATACAAACCAGGTCAGAATCCAATATCAGGCGGAAGTAGTTCCAAAAGGGAGGTCAGACAGGttgggtcagaatccaagtagtCAGACAGAAGGTACTCTAAGGAGCAGGGAAGTACCCCTTTGTTTGACTAATTGGATAACATTATTACACCACACACTCCATCCCTCACAATACTGCTTCCCCCGCACCAGTCCCCACATCACATGAAAACACCCCCACACTAACTCTCGCATAAGATTACCTgacccacccacacacaccagCACCTACATATCATCAACACACTCCCACACCAGCCCACACATAATATTATTACACCCTCATCCCCAAGATATTTAGCTATCCTTGAAGAAAATTCTCTGGTATCTGCACAAGCCAATATACAGTGCAAAAGGGTAGAGAGTGATGGTGGGTGGTGGTCCTTGGGGGTGAGGCACTGGGTAACAGTGCAATAATGCAGCTGTCAGGACTTGAACACAGGGCCTCTGCTTCTGTGGTCTGCTGTTCTGCTGAccgagctattctggctgctttCACTCTATGTTCTAGTACAGTTTCAATGGTCTCCTGATGGTCCAGCATGTTTTGACTcctccccttgacttcctataaaagcctggcttcTTAATGTTTCTTAATGTTtcccttgccagattattgtgctctgcCAGGGATCTAGTGTTTCTGTTGCTGCATTGCTGTTGTCAGCTATTACTTCTCGTGAACCTACCTCAGCTTGTCCTCGACTACTCTTCTCCCTGAACCATTTACTTATAGACTTACTGTCTACCGAACCCAGCTGCATTGgaccattctttattattcaatCTTTCCTGCAGCTTGCCTTCTTtactgccactgggctcctattaAGTCTCCAGACATTTACAGAATAATCTGTCCCAAAACTCTGAAGAACCAAGTAAATGAGTTACAAAAGTTTGCCTGCATTTCTCAGAGCAAAATCCGAGAACTAGAAACCATTTTAAGACTCAGAAAGAAGAAATAGCTAATTGCAGGAAGATTTAAAGAATAATGATACTGCTGCTGCACAAATTTCACCTccacctttgcctgcaaaattcAGTGGTGATTGTCGCTTATACAGAGGTTTCCTAAACCAGTGCAGCATTTATTTTCAGATGCAACCTACTCAGTTTAATAATCATTATCAATCTCCTGATTGGGGAAGCCCTTGCCTGAGTCTCTTCTTATGTTGAGCAAGACAGTGATATCCTGCAAGATCTGGAATCTTTTACCTCTGCTATGGGGCAAGTTTTTGATGGATTCCTTTTGTCTTCTGGCCCACTGACTCACAAAGCCatccagctacaaatgactattGAGCCAGGGCATCATGAGGCTATAAGTTTTCATTTGAATCCTTAACCTAAATTTTTACATAATACTGGGAATCCCCTGGCTGTCTACTCATCCTTTTGTCAACTGGGATACTCGCACTTTATCCTTAACGTCTGAGTATTGCAAATTAAACTGCCTATCTAGAACTGTGGTATCTGTAGACCAGCAAGTCACTGAACTTTCTTCTAAAGATTTGCAATTGCTTCCGCAAAACGGTGATTTTTCAGATGTATGTGATAAAGAGAGTGCAGATGTATTACCTCCCCATCACCCTTATGACTGTACCATTGAGCTGTTACCAGTATCATCAATACCTTTTGGGTGATTTTATTTTCTACTCAAACCAGAGTTAAAATTCCTCAGGGAATTTCTGTATGAAAACTTAAAGAAAGGCTTCATTCTCCATTCTACTTCTCCTACTGGTGCCAACTTATTCTTTGTCgaaaagaaagattctaccttTTGCCCCTGTATTTATTATAGGGAACGCAATAAGATTACATTCAAGAATCGTTATACACTCCCCTTAAGTCCTGAATTGTTTGAGAGGCTACAAAAGTCAAAGATCTTTATGAAGTTTGATTTacgtggggcatacaatcttgttcgtattcgATCCGGGGATGAGTGAAAAACTGCCTTCTggacaagatatggacattttgagtctttgaaCATGCCTTTTGgtctatgtaatgcccctgcaatgTTCCAGCATTTCATCAATGACGTCTTAAGAGATCTATTAGACTAATTTGTTGTGGcctatctggatgatattcttatattctccgataatctggaggaacatcaCAAACATGTACGTATTGTACTCGAAAGAACCAATTGTACATCAAATTGAAGAACTGTGAATTTGAACAAGCTAAAattcaattcttaggatacataatttccccacatggtctgagcatggatcccagtcAGATCAATGCAGTCAAtaactggcctgtacctaagaatGAATGAAAAGTACAACGgcttattggttttgcaaatttctaCCGGAAATTCATAAAGAACTTTTCTGGAATAAtttctcctattacgcaacttacCAAGAAGGGCATTCCTTTTGAATATTAACCTGAAGCTCAAGAAGCTTTTACTCGACTTAAGACTCTCTTCATATCAACACCAATTCTGATACATTCAAATtctgaattaccctttattgtgGAAGTTGATGTCTCTGATTCCACAGTGGGAGCAATTATTTTTCAACGTATCAGCGAGAAGATGTTGTTGAATCCTTGTTCTTAATTTTTCTCAATTTTAATTCATCTCACCAGATGACAtcagcagagaaaaattataatatTGGAAACAAGTGATTACTGACCATCGAATGTGCTTTTTCAGGATTGAGACACCTTCTCTAGGGTTCTAGCCACCCAGTGACAGTTCTCATCATAGAAATCTGGAATTTTTACACACTGCTAAAAAAATTGTTCCCCAGACAGGCagttttcttttctcgctttaaCTACATAATTTCTTACCGACCGGGATCCAGAAATGACAAAGCTCTTTCAAGAATGTTTTCCGAGTTTCATCTAGGAGTAGAATCTGGAAAAACTATTCTGCCTGGGCACAAATTCTTAAGGGCAACTGTTTCTATGGATTTACTCTCTCTCTTTTGAAGAATGGTTAGGACGCTGATCCTTTCCTTATTAACACTTCTTcagttgtttatttaacttttcataatggctactggactcagccTTATCGCCTTTGTGTAAAAGACCCAGAAATTGTTGCCATGTTCCTTCTGGTGACCAAATTTTAAAAGAGATGTTCAAAGATATGTTTCATTTCATCTGACATGTGCCTGAAACAAGACTACTTGCACCACTCCAATGGGATTGCTCCAACCTCTTCCTATTCCACCTGGAGTTCTACCTCTTTGTATTTCATAGTCGATCTACTTTCTTCGAAAGGAATGACAACAATCCTTGTGGGATTGGATCATCtaactaaaatggctcattttatccctgttaaaggggtacccactgctgaacagactgcagagcttttAATTCAGGAAATATCAGGAAATATTCAGGCTTTATTGCCTCCCTGATAGTCACTGATCGAGGTGTTCAGCTCACTTTCAAGCTCTGGAAGAGGTTTTGCACTGCCCTGGGAATAAAGGTTAATCTGCCCTCAGCTTTCCACCCacaatcaaatgggcaaactgaaagggctAATCAGACGCTTGAACAATATTTACGATGTTTAATTACCTTCAAAATGATTGGATGGATTTTCTACCCATTGCTGAATTTTCTTACAGTAACTCTGAACACAGTTTAATTTCCCAAACACCTTTCTTTGACAACTTTGGACTCCATCCAACATTTATTCCAAATCTCCCTGTTTCCCCATCAATTCCATCGGTGACTGATAGAATCTCAACTTTACAAGAAGTTCAAAAGAGACTTATGAAAACATTTGAGAGAAGCTCAAGAACATTACAAAAAAGCTGGTAACAAATACAATAGAGCAGTCCCCAGTTTGGGGACAAAGTCTTATCTACTAAAAACCTCAAACAATGGATACCTTCACCAAAATTGGTTCAAAAGTTTATTGGGACGTTTAATATCCTAACCCAAATCCAGCTGCCTTCCGCTTAGAACTTCCAGCCTCATTGAAAATGCATCCAGTATTCCATGTTTCTTTGCTAAAATCATTTCATGACGACCCCTTTCCTGGCTGGATTTTGGCTCCACCACTGCCAGTCATTGTGGAAGGGGAAGAATAATTTATCATTGAAGAGATTCTACACTCCATAATCCACAGAAATAGACTGCAATACTTAGTGAAATGGAAAGGATATGGCCTGGAAGAAAATTCTTGGGAGCCTacagaaaatgtccatgcctccaAACTGACCAGACGGTTTCATCTTAGACATCCTAACAAGTCTGCTCCTGAAACATCCAGAGGATgtactggaaggaggggagtactgtcaggacTCAAACCCAGGGCCTCTTCTTCTGTggtctgctgctctgctgactgaggtATTCTGGATGCTGGACAGCTCCTTGCTTTCACTCTGTGTTCCAGCCCAGTTTAAATGGTCTCCTGATGTCCCAGCATGTTCTGATTCCtacccttgacttcctataataGCCTGGCTGCTTCCTGTTTcctttgccagattattgtgctctgcCAGTGAGCTAGTGTTCCTGTTGCTGCATCCTGTTGTCAGCTATTACTTCTCGTGAACCTACCTCAGCTTGTCCTCGACTACTCTTCTCCCTGAACCCATTACTTATAGACTTActgtgtactgaacccggctACGTTGGaccattctttattatttaatCTTCCTGCGGCTTGCCTTCCTTACTGAAACCGGGCTCCTATTCAGTCTCCGGGCCGTTATAGCAGCCAACCATGATAATTGCCATAATGCACATCACCCACTATGTGACCTAGGCCCATATAGGCAGTGATGGCAGATAGACCCATCAGGGCCCACTTAGCCCTAGacggaggaggtaaccagggcaCAGGTGCCGCAAAAACATGTTAGTCATAGTAATCCAACTGGGCCCTTCCTTTTGTGCCCTTAAATTTCAATCCAAGAAATTACACATAAACTTGGATTTATTCATAAAAAAGGTGAGCAAATGAAGACTTCAGTGAAAGCTAGTGAATTAACAAGAGTTGAATTTcctgaagaatgtttgtttgtctTTAAGTGTATCTGACAGTTTGGTTCACCTTGTCGCAGTGCGAAACATAATGATGTAAGATGATATAGGAAACTACAGTGACTCAACTTCTACTATTAATGATTAATTAAAATTTAAACCAATAGAGAGACTTTGAGAGCCATTATTTGGATTCAAGATGTCCACTGTTTTGTCACTTACCTAAAATGACTGTCCCTGTATGATATGAAGGAAATTGTAGATGAACTGCACAGGACTTGATCCATGTTCCGATCAGCCTACCATAAACTAACTGTCTGCAGCCAATGCCCTTATTTATGTGGGTTTATAAGTCTAGTAGGTAGTTGCATAAACTGCCACATTACTGTGCTTCTCATCCTTGATACAGCTTTTCCCTGTTTCCTTATTTAACTCCTTGTGCACGACATAAGCTATATCTGTCAAACATTCCAGCTCTCTGACCCTCACTCTTACTACGGACATTTCTGATTCTCTAATCACAGATCCTACCACAGATCCTGTTGTCTCAAACTCTATTCTGACCCTGATCCTTACACCCCTCCTTGCCATCCTTTTTATCTGACTCAAAAGGACTTAGGAGTCCTGCTTTTCCGTACTGCAGCAGACCTGACACTTCCGTTGCAACTCATTATAGGAAAAAGAATAAGGAAATATAGGTTTTGAAATCATTCTCGCCTGGAAAGTTTCTTGTGGTTTATATACACCTTAGCTAAAACAAAAGTGGTttaatgcaaatattgtgtcctGTTTGTATTGGCAGCAAATGGGGTCACAACAAACACTTTCCTCTTCATGAGCTTGTTAGAAAGCCCCTGACTTTGTATAAAGCTTTTATGGAAAGATGGTGACCTATGTATTCATGAGAAGCATTAATAAGGAATTCTGTAGAAGTAAAGACTGTCTGAATACCTATTATGTGCCAGAGAGGAACATTATGAACAGGATTAGTTTACAGCAACTACAGCAGGTCCAAGAGAAGAGACAGAGGTCAAAGCCTATAGTAGAATGCATTCTACTCTGACAGACAAAATGTTCTTCTGCGAGGGCACAGAGATGATGGAGA encodes the following:
- the LOC142142508 gene encoding uncharacterized protein LOC142142508, producing MMRNMAMQELVKACLPYHPGATVEWAKSKIQNLRTVYKKELNKVEASKKSGAAAEDVYVPKLWYFDMLHFVKDQETPRTSISSMPTDSSSSPEVEQAYDIPASGTPALLSDGLLLEVEDPDATTIYPTPRESQLTADRQDATQGDTPAKINQKRKRRRIHEIAESDALAERMLDCANSLLTPRKEQETFELLASTLASKMRISSKRIQTEMERLLFNYHGGFQIQANICHEANTGWYLLAVIYTTESGGVDSNAPLVFAKDPLKEVWMKP